The Montipora foliosa isolate CH-2021 chromosome 10, ASM3666993v2, whole genome shotgun sequence genomic sequence TAAAGTTTATTTAACAAGGACAAATCTTGCAAAATATTTACGACTTTGAGAAATGCAACTTTGTAAGACAAATAAGCCCCAGATGTCCTGAAGCAGTTGTTTAGCACACTACGGAATTAAGGCTTATTCACATCCAGTCATGTTCTTAATCCAAATCGTAACCTTTTGTGTGACCTGCCTGTTATTTTGTGAACTGCCATTGTTATTCCAATAGCAGTTTCAATATTCTATTCAAGAATGACATACGGTAATACTTGCAACATGCCATCACTGGAAGGCATTACGGCCGTCCAATCGTACCAAGAACCATCACTCCCATATCGGCCAGTTACACCATTGGCTTGTACATTGACATCCAATATTAATTCCTTGGGGGTAGATGATGGCAGAGTCCCCGATTCTAACATTATTTCTTGCGAAAGTTCATCATCGCTATCAGAATGACAAGCAATATTTGCTCTAGAATTTAATCCAATGGCTTGGTCATCTATTGAACTACTATGAGAAACCTGCAAGATGCATGAATCTTTGTTGGCTGTTGTCTCTGATCGACATTGATCATTTAATTCAGATTCACTAAATATTGTCTGTCCTTCATGGTTCAATTTTTCCACTCTTTGAATACTTGGTTGTGAACAAATTCCAGAATCAACTGAAAGGATACTGTTATCTTCAGTACTCTGCGAGTCAGCCGCTTGTAGTGCTGAGGGTAAACGATCATCACTTCCAACCAAAGGAATTAATGATTGAGATGACTGCATGATAGGAGACAAAGGTGAATGGGCCTCGCGTACCACAGAAACTGCACATTCTCTCTCACTTAATTGTGTAGCTGACTGACCGGGAACACTCTTCTGACCTCCAAGGCCTGCCTCTTGGGAAGAATTTGGAGTACCAGGCAAGCTTTCAGAATCATCTGATTTTACAAACACAGTTGGTGAGTTTTCAGAGCTTGAACAGCTGCCCCGTTTTCTTTTAATACCTCTTTTTTTCCCTTCCAGAATTTTACATTTGCCTCCTCTATCAATTGACGGAGATGCTGGCTTGTCAGTATCCTTAAGAGTTCCATTAATCTGTGGTGATGTGACACGACTTCCATTTATTGGAGAATCTGCACTACGTAAAGTCTCCAGGTGATTGATAACAAGCTTTTGCCATTTTTTAACAAGTCCCTTAGCTCTCTTTGCTAACTCTTCATTTGTAGTTTTCTTGCGAAGAAGGTTGATTGTCTTCCCCAATCTTGTTTTCtatcaagaaaaacaagtaTGAATAGGGGCTCAATCAATACACATTATGTTCAAGGGAAACCGACCAACAATTTAATTGTCAAAGTAGAAACTTGTCTTCAAGAAACAAGCATTTGCAGCAAGTAACAAAATGGAATTGAACAGAAACAATATTGTAAATTGAAACAAAGTAATAGACGATTGGTTTCATTAAAGCAAGTCACCTTTTTATCATCATCAAAGCAACAACAGACAGTAATTTATTGTATCTTTTGTCTAGGCTATGAAAATTTCACATCAAGAAAAAATTGTAAtccaacttttt encodes the following:
- the LOC137973600 gene encoding mediator of RNA polymerase II transcription subunit 26-like, with translation MQHSPQEIKTILDRVVDSDGNVLDMAAVLEVVTILERLPITKEALEKTRLGKTINLLRKKTTNEELAKRAKGLVKKWQKLVINHLETLRSADSPINGSRVTSPQINGTLKDTDKPASPSIDRGGKCKILEGKKRGIKRKRGSCSSSENSPTVFVKSDDSESLPGTPNSSQEAGLGGQKSVPGQSATQLSERECAVSVVREAHSPLSPIMQSSQSLIPLVGSDDRLPSALQAADSQSTEDNSILSVDSGICSQPSIQRVEKLNHEGQTIFSESELNDQCRSETTANKDSCILQVSHSSSIDDQAIGLNSRANIACHSDSDDELSQEIMLESGTLPSSTPKELILDVNVQANGVTGRYGSDGSWYDWTAVMPSSDGMLQVLPYVILE